From the Winogradskyella forsetii genome, the window GATTCCGATCATAAAGACCGTATAGGTTATACGCAATAATCTGTATTTTCGTTCCAATACAACACCCAAGAAATAGAGATCTTTAGTTAGTGCCTTATAAATATAATCTCGGTCTTTGACCATTTCGCCAATAGCCCATTCGTATTCCTCTAATTTCATTTTATGGAAATTACCGAAAAAACTTAAATTTACCTTTTGGTTCTTGACATCTTCCTTGGTAAATTGGCCACTAGTAACATTGGGACGTGTAGCGATTATGGATAAAATCATGGAAACTACACAAAATAACGTGAATATAACTGTAGGCCAAGTTAAATAAGGATTATTGTCTAATTTAGAAATAAGATTGGCAAGAACAACGGAAATAATAATGGCATTGACAGACAATAAAATATTTGCTTTGGTATCCGCAATATCGCTCAATTTAATGTGGTTTCTGAGTGCCACTCTATAAAACGTCTGCACACCACGTGATGAACTTTCATCTTTATATTTTGCTTTGAGTTTGGCCTTTTGCTTTTCAATATTAAGTTTCTTTTTACGCTTTTTCTTTTTCTTTAATAGTTTGGCTAAGTTTTTTTCCTTTTGTGCTTGCCAGTTCTTTAAGGCATATTCTGTATAAAACTCGTGCTCTTTTGTGAGGACTTCAATATTCTCTTTTCGCCATTCGGAAGGTGTAAAGCTTACTCTGCCCTGTACTTCCAATTCTTTTCTCAAAAACTCACTAGCCTCTCTAAAATAGTCCTTCCCAAAATGTGAGGAATCGGCATCACGTATTATTTTCTCTAGTTTTTTAGTAGGTTTGGTATCAAACTTAGTCGCCATGATACAGTCGGCAACTGATTTAATAATGTCTTCATCTACCTTTTTTTCTTTCAAAAATTTAGTGGCTATTCTTACACCTTCCTCTTCATGGTTATCACAGCCCTTGGTATAACCTACATCATGGAGTAAAGCCGTAAGCTCTAATATTTTTGCTTCTTTTTCAGTGACATCAGAATTTTCTATGAGTTCCCTTGTACTTCGCAATACGCGTTCGGTATGCGTATAGTTATGATATATAAAAGTACTTGGTAGTTCGTTTTTTATGAGGTTAAAAACGAATTCCTGAGTTTCTTCAATTAGAGACTTTGACATGGGTTTTAATAATTTTTGTATGATGTGAAATTACAAAAAAGATGTAAGACTTAACATTTATTTTGGCATATGAGTTACAATGAAATCGTATTTTTATACAAAACCGAAATGAAATGTTTTAATATAGTAGTCGACCAACTGAGTTCAATATAAAGAACATTTCTTTTGAATCAAATAGTAAACTAATGCGTTTAAACTTAAGTGATACATTTAATGTAGAATTGCCCTCTGATTCCAATACGACCAATACGAGACGCCAAGTCTCGAAGGCAGCCTATTCTTATGTGACACCAAAAGTACCGTCGGTTCCCAAATTAATTCACGCTTCCAAAGACATGGCTGAAGCAATTGGTTTAGAGCTTGACGCTATAGATTCTCAAGACTTTTTAGATATTTTCTCTGGAGCTAAAGTCTATCCAAAAACAAAACCCTATGCCATGGCTTATGCTGGTCATCAATTTGGGAATTGGGCTGGGCAACTTGGCGATGGAAGAGCAATTAATTTGTTTGAAGTAGAGCACAATG encodes:
- a CDS encoding Pycsar system effector family protein, which produces MSKSLIEETQEFVFNLIKNELPSTFIYHNYTHTERVLRSTRELIENSDVTEKEAKILELTALLHDVGYTKGCDNHEEEGVRIATKFLKEKKVDEDIIKSVADCIMATKFDTKPTKKLEKIIRDADSSHFGKDYFREASEFLRKELEVQGRVSFTPSEWRKENIEVLTKEHEFYTEYALKNWQAQKEKNLAKLLKKKKKRKKKLNIEKQKAKLKAKYKDESSSRGVQTFYRVALRNHIKLSDIADTKANILLSVNAIIISVVLANLISKLDNNPYLTWPTVIFTLFCVVSMILSIIATRPNVTSGQFTKEDVKNQKVNLSFFGNFHKMKLEEYEWAIGEMVKDRDYIYKALTKDLYFLGVVLERKYRLLRITYTVFMIGIIVSLISFAIAIKTNPGSDIDDVLTVYNQGYFEDSENRLGFNGFH